The genomic DNA CTTCATCCGGGCAGCAATAGTACTCCACAAAACAGATCTGTCCATCATCGTTTCTCACCAAATACTGAAGGGACAGGAATCCTCGGTTGTCAGTACGGACCGATACTTTACATGACAGAGCCAACGCTTTGGTTGAGGGCTTCAGGAGGGACATCTTAAACCTGCAAAGATGACAAAGaggtcagaaaaataaaaaaaaaacataaatggcaATATAAAACCTTAACTATTGGCACACAAATCCAATTTATTTAAGCGCCTGGTTAAATTGTAAATCTGATGCCCTCCACACAAAATTTTTGTTGACTGCAGTAAAGGCGTAACCCTTCCGGTTGGAATGGAGTTTGCATCTGATGGTAGTTTTGGTATAcgacaaagcaggattactgagttagctgggaaAATTCACCATTTGTTTTGAGCACAGAATAGAAAAGGGGCCAATATATACAACATGAGCACGTTCTTACTTTAGTGGTCCACATACCGGTTTGTCTGAGTCTTTGTGCACTGAAAGAGCTCCATCATATCAGAGTCCTTGGGATAGTCATAGTGGgcattcccagaattcccaaATGTAGACAGTCTACATGACAAGTTCATGAAGGAAACATGTTAATCATTCATTTAAGCACAGTGACAATGTCTTTGTGAACAAAGACCAACATAATACAATCTTATATCTCTTCATTTCCTAAAGCAGGGGAAAAGACCCACGATCCAAAATAAACCACACAAGTAACTTTAATATAGGGTAGCATGGTTCAATGAATCTTTGCAGACAATTAAGTAATTCAATCGCTTTGGGACAGGAGCTACATGATCTAGCAGACAAAAGCTCAAATTTTAAAGTCAACATTTATAGATTCAATGGGGACAAAATCAGCTGGCAGAGGTGATGCAAACTACAGGTTAGCGTAAGCGGGAAAGGAAGAACACACCTGAAGTAGGGCTCACTGGGCGACATTGTGATCTGCAGGATCTCGCTTGTCATGTCGAGCTCAGAGAAGGCCTCTCTCAAGCTATCGGACTGCAAGATCACCTTGTTGGTGACATTTGTGCTGCAGAACTCAAAGTCAATGGGATCCTCAGGCTCTTCTG from Conger conger chromosome 12, fConCon1.1, whole genome shotgun sequence includes the following:
- the rad1 gene encoding cell cycle checkpoint protein RAD1 isoform X1, which encodes MPLSTQSEAGDDQYILVASLDNVRNLSNILKAITFKDHALFNATPNGLKVTVEDSKCLQANAFIQAEIFQEFTIQEDSVSFQVNLAVLLDCLTIFGGSTVPAVTTALRMCYNGYGFPLTLFLEEGGVVTVCKINTEEPEDPIDFEFCSTNVTNKVILQSDSLREAFSELDMTSEILQITMSPSEPYFRLSTFGNSGNAHYDYPKDSDMMELFQCTKTQTNRFKMSLLKPSTKALALSCKVSVRTDNRGFLSLQYLVRNDDGQICFVEYYCCPDEEVEEE
- the rad1 gene encoding cell cycle checkpoint protein RAD1 isoform X2 — encoded protein: MPLSTQSEAGDDQYILVASLDNVRNLSNILKAITFKDHALFNATPNGLKVTVEDSKCLQANAFIQAEIFQEFTIQEDSVSFQVNLAVLLDCLTIFGGSTVPVTTALRMCYNGYGFPLTLFLEEGGVVTVCKINTEEPEDPIDFEFCSTNVTNKVILQSDSLREAFSELDMTSEILQITMSPSEPYFRLSTFGNSGNAHYDYPKDSDMMELFQCTKTQTNRFKMSLLKPSTKALALSCKVSVRTDNRGFLSLQYLVRNDDGQICFVEYYCCPDEEVEEE